From Coffea arabica cultivar ET-39 chromosome 2e, Coffea Arabica ET-39 HiFi, whole genome shotgun sequence, the proteins below share one genomic window:
- the LOC113732731 gene encoding uncharacterized protein, with protein MADSENTFEFVEEKLDLVRRYLQQTFNGLVAKEKKLQEAQESVVRSSEKFNLFQEYTQELLEKAAEEENLSHFLMVEKGFEELEMKGTKLDSIQMDVMIRLEKLNEEEKFMKVLLGKVECMGRQLEAIKKLGYHGFRALCLQESQAEDCVRKLKLIEGQEVESSKKLLDDDKGENLKRIVKEIEMRGRVLDLKRAELVAIEKQLDLGEKIFSLRLKGIVAKEKIIEVREKILGSRKEGITFNCNEIEMKDKSLGLKEEQIEYEDNVLETREKILELRLEENVAKGNELEAREKILKLWKELDLKRAEVESVPRSKEQCSNEPNSTNTIPSGKEMGQKSRKRECMEMSGNCRSLKRCHLVEEIFCCRDDNLVEETIANDLNELGSAHSGNSDSRCDRNGPGSANPGLGSALVYSELIPDHKEFDSNSADLSLGLGSDTAAGDTSSLYAYENQVKLEEISELGNDAEQIRGHDVAKAYIHSTDISDSRPTVYSNLLITDFDKDKLKNLSAGQTWASYSEDDFPRSYFRVLKVLHKPRRSGLVRLRIVWLQPLPNYIAWKKVWKELKYVNLPIHWNEWIDTGLPVGSGVFKCGKEQTLSLSLDSLSGRLCCKNKNSPYLVHPGKGETWAIYNNWDIVRWTSNPENHKHCKFDIVEILGRNPNGFRVAKLDKVGGFVSLFQRSSQSSFLIEDQELFRFSHKVPSFRMTGTERQGVPKGSFELDPKDLPADLVEVDNIQV; from the coding sequence ATGGCTGATTCAGAGAACACATTTGAATTtgtggaagaaaaattggaccTAGTCCGAAGATATTTGCAGCAGACGTTCAATGGCTTGGTGGCAAAAGAGAAGAAACTACAAGAAGCTCAAGAATCAGTGGTAagaagttcagaaaaattcaatcTTTTCCAAGAATATACGCAGGAGCTGCTAGAAAAAGCTGCGGAGGAGGAAAATTTGTCTCATTTTCTAATGGTGGAAAAGGGGTTTGAAGAGTTGGAAATGAAAGGGACCAAACTGGACTCGATTCAAATGGATGTGATGATTAGGCTAGAAAAATTGAATGAGGAAGAGAAGTTTATGAAAGTGCTTTTAGGAAAAGTGGAATGTATGGGGAGACAACTGGAGGCCATTAAAAAATTGGGTTATCATGGCTTTAGGGCATTGTGCTTGCAAGAAAGCCAAGCTGAGGATTGTGTGAGAAAGCTCAAGTTGATTGAGGGTCAGGAGGTTGAGAGTAGTAAAAAGCTGCTTGATGATGATAAAGGGGAAAATTTGAAGAGAATTGTGAAGGAAATTGAGATGAGGGGTAGAGTTCTGGATCTAAAGAGAGCGGAGCTTGTTGCCATAGAGAAGCAACTTGATCTGGGAGAGAAGATTTTTAGTTTAAGGCTGAAGGGGATTGTAGCTAAAGAGAAAATTATCGAAGTCAGAGAAAAGATTTTGGGTTCAAGAAAGGAAGGGATCACGTTTAATTGCAATGAGATTGAGATGAAAGATAAGAGTTTGGGTTTAAAGGAGGAGCAGATTGAATATGAAGATAATGTGCTTGAAACGAGAGAAAAGATTTTGGAATTAAGGCTGGAGGAGAATGTAGCTAAAGGCAATGAGCTTGAAGCCAGAGAAAAGATTTTGAAGTTGTGGAAGGAACTTGATTTAAAACGTGCAGAGGTTGAGTCTGTTCCAAGATCTAAAGAACAATGTTCTAATGAGCCTAATTCAACAAATACAATTCCATCAGGCAAAGAAATGGGACAGAAAAGCAGGAAAAGGGAATGTATGGAGATGAGTGGAAACTGCAGGAGTTTAAAAAGATGTCATCTTGTTGAGGAAATCTTCTGCTGTAGGGATGACAATCTAGTTGAAGAAACTATAGCAAATGATCTTAATGAGTTAGGCTCTGCTCATTCAGGGAATTCTGATTCAAGATGTGATCGTAATGGTCCAGGTTCTGCCAATCCAGGGTTGGGTTCTGCTTTGGTTTATTCAGAATTGATACCTGATCATAAGGAGTTCGATTCAAATTCTGCTGATTTAAGTTTGGGTTTGGGGTCTGATACTGCTGCTGGAGACACTTCTAGTTTATATGCATATGAGAATCAGGTTAAGTTAGAAGAAATTAGTGAATTGGGAAATGATGCTGAACAGATTCGTGGTCATGATGTTGCTAAAGCATACATACATTCAACAGATATTTCAGATTCACGTCCAACTGTTTACTCTAATTTGTTGATAACTGATTTTGATAAGgacaaattaaaaaatttgtcTGCTGGTCAAACATGGGCTTCTTATTCTGAAGATGACTTTCCAAGATCATACTTCAGGGTCCTAAAGGTGCTTCACAAGCCTAGGCGCTCTGGGCTTGTGAGGCTGCGCATTGTATGGCTCCAGCCTCTTCCAAATTACATAGCTTGGAAGAAGGTATGGAAGGAATTGAAATACGTTAATTTACCTATACATTGGAATGAGTGGATAGACACAGGCTTACCTGTTGGGTCTGGCGTCTTTAAATGTGGGAAAGAACAGACTTTGTCATTATCTCTTGACAGTCTATCTGGTCGATTGTGctgcaaaaacaaaaacagtCCTTACTTGGTACATCCCGGTAAAGGAGAGACTTGGGCAATTTACAACAATTGGGATATTGTTAGGTGGACTTCTAATCCAGAAAATCATAAACACTGCAAGTTTGATATAGTTGAGATTCTTGGCAGAAATCCTAATGGCTTTAGAGTTGCTAAATTGGATAAAGTGGGAGGATTTGTGAGTTTGTTTCAGAGAAGTAGCCAAAGTTCATTTCTGATAGAGGACCAGGAGCTCTTTAGGTTCTCGCACAAAGTGCCCTCTTTTAGGATGACCGGCACTGAGAGACAAGGTGTGCCAAAAGGATCTTTTGAGCTTGATCCTAAAGATCTTCCTGCAGATCTTGTTGAGGTTGATAACATTCag